In uncultured Bacteroides sp., the following proteins share a genomic window:
- a CDS encoding MBL fold metallo-hydrolase gives MKIKFISLASGSSGNCYYLGTEKHGILIDAGIGIRTIKKSLKEVNLSLSDVRAVFVTHDHADHIKAVGHLGEKYNIPVYSTREIHEGINKSYCMTEKLSTSVHYINKDEPMKLDEFNISAFEVPHDGTDNVGYCIEIGEKTFSFLTDLGHITETAAHYICKANYLILEANYDLEMLRMGPYPKYLKERIAGPNGHMSNADTADFLAENINENLKYIWLCHLSKDNNHPELAYKTVEWKLKSKGVIVGKDVQLIALKRSSPSDFYEFE, from the coding sequence ATGAAAATAAAATTTATAAGTTTAGCAAGTGGAAGCAGTGGAAACTGTTACTATCTAGGTACTGAAAAACACGGCATTTTAATTGACGCAGGTATAGGTATTCGTACTATTAAGAAAAGTCTTAAGGAAGTTAATCTGTCCTTAAGTGATGTTCGTGCTGTATTTGTAACTCACGACCATGCTGACCATATTAAAGCTGTGGGGCATTTAGGTGAGAAATATAATATCCCCGTATATTCTACACGAGAAATACACGAAGGAATAAATAAGAGCTACTGTATGACTGAAAAACTATCTACTTCGGTTCATTATATAAATAAAGATGAGCCAATGAAGTTAGATGAGTTTAATATCTCAGCGTTTGAAGTTCCTCATGACGGAACAGATAATGTGGGATATTGTATCGAGATTGGCGAGAAAACATTCTCTTTCCTTACCGACCTTGGCCATATAACAGAAACTGCAGCTCATTATATCTGCAAAGCCAATTATTTAATCCTGGAAGCAAACTATGATTTAGAGATGCTTCGCATGGGACCATACCCAAAATATTTAAAAGAACGTATTGCTGGTCCCAACGGACACATGAGTAATGCTGATACGGCCGATTTTCTTGCCGAGAATATCAATGAGAATCTAAAATACATCTGGCTTTGTCACCTCAGTAAGGATAATAATCATCCCGAACTGGCATATAAGACGGTAGAATGGAAATTAAAAAGCAAAGGGGTAATTGTTGGAAAAGATGTGCAACTCATTGCTTTAAAGCGAAGTAGCCCATCCGACTTTTATGAGTTTGAATAA
- a CDS encoding superoxide dismutase, whose product MKSILLSLILTTMTYEMPKLPYANKDLEPVISEQTVNFHYGKHLQTYVTNLNNLVPGTEFEGKSLEVIVATAPDGPIFNNAGQVLNHTLYFLQFTGKPNKHEPSGKLAEAINKEWGSFENFKKEFSNASITLFGSGWAWLSVDKDGKLHITKEANGSNPLRNGLKPILGFDVWEHAYYLDYQNRRADHIAALWSIIDWDIVGKRIE is encoded by the coding sequence ATGAAATCAATTTTATTATCTTTAATACTTACGACTATGACATACGAAATGCCAAAACTTCCATACGCAAATAAGGATTTGGAACCAGTAATCAGTGAACAAACAGTTAATTTCCATTATGGAAAACATCTTCAGACTTACGTAACTAACCTCAATAATCTTGTTCCCGGAACAGAATTTGAAGGAAAAAGTCTGGAAGTAATTGTAGCTACAGCTCCCGACGGCCCAATTTTTAATAATGCCGGTCAGGTTCTTAATCATACTCTTTATTTTTTGCAGTTTACCGGGAAACCAAATAAACATGAACCTTCCGGAAAACTTGCCGAAGCAATTAATAAAGAATGGGGATCCTTTGAGAATTTCAAAAAAGAGTTCTCAAACGCTTCTATTACTCTTTTTGGATCGGGCTGGGCCTGGTTATCTGTCGACAAAGACGGGAAGTTACATATTACCAAAGAAGCCAACGGAAGTAATCCTTTAAGAAATGGATTGAAACCAATCCTTGGATTCGATGTGTGGGAACATGCTTATTATCTTGATTATCAAAACAGACGTGCAGATCATATTGCAGCACTTTGGAGTATTATAGATTGGGATATTGTTGGTAAAAGGATAGAGTAG
- a CDS encoding sodium:solute symporter has translation MELLDWIIIGVFLLTLIGIVYWVMRNKTGNTSDFFLSGRSETWITVGAAIFAANIGSEHLVGLAGAGAESGMAMAHWEMQGWMILILGWVFVPFYAHSKVFTMPEFLSRRFNQNASSTLSIITLISYVLTKVSVTAFTGGIFLETILGIDFWYGAIGLVLLTGIFSVLAGMKGIMVISVVQTPILIVGSLTILVLGLLKIGGGGILEGWQSTLQYIGENRHLIHADPSDPLYSKFPGVGVIFGAAIIGFWYWCTDQHIVQRVLAAKDLKNARRGTIFAGFLKILPVFMFLIPGMIAAALKAKGVDGFNFDSNDKAFGSMVINLLPMGIKGLVTVGFIAALVTSLAAHFNSSATLFTIDFYKIKHPKASEKRLVWVGRMATITVVFLGLIWIPIMRGIGNVLYEYLQNVQSLIAPAIAAVFVLGVFNKRITPKAGEWGLLIGFIVGMLRLTLLVFHKDIAPDSFLGGIIAINWLYFCIFLFLFTMAVMFVISYFTPKATEEQLKGITYFTQDKAQLAETRASWSTADIITSIVVVCICIAFYAYFW, from the coding sequence ATGGAATTATTAGATTGGATTATTATTGGAGTATTCCTTCTAACCCTTATTGGAATTGTTTATTGGGTTATGAGGAACAAAACAGGCAACACAAGCGATTTCTTCCTTTCAGGACGTAGCGAAACCTGGATTACTGTCGGTGCTGCTATTTTCGCGGCAAACATTGGTTCGGAACACTTAGTAGGTCTGGCAGGTGCAGGTGCAGAAAGCGGCATGGCTATGGCACACTGGGAAATGCAAGGCTGGATGATTCTTATCCTTGGTTGGGTATTCGTACCTTTTTATGCACACAGCAAGGTATTTACAATGCCTGAATTCTTATCAAGACGTTTTAATCAAAACGCAAGTTCAACTTTATCAATCATCACTCTTATCAGTTACGTACTTACAAAAGTATCAGTAACAGCATTTACCGGAGGTATCTTCCTTGAGACTATTCTTGGTATTGACTTCTGGTATGGTGCAATTGGCCTTGTTCTTCTTACCGGTATCTTCAGTGTACTTGCTGGTATGAAAGGTATCATGGTTATTTCAGTTGTACAAACTCCAATTCTGATTGTTGGTTCTTTAACAATCCTTGTATTAGGTCTTCTCAAAATTGGTGGAGGTGGTATATTAGAAGGATGGCAATCAACACTGCAATATATTGGTGAAAACCGTCACTTGATTCACGCAGATCCATCAGATCCATTATATTCTAAATTCCCTGGTGTAGGAGTAATTTTCGGTGCTGCGATTATCGGATTCTGGTACTGGTGTACAGACCAGCACATTGTACAGCGAGTTCTTGCTGCAAAAGACTTAAAGAATGCTCGTAGAGGTACAATCTTTGCTGGTTTTCTTAAGATTCTTCCAGTATTTATGTTCCTTATCCCTGGTATGATTGCTGCTGCTTTAAAAGCTAAAGGAGTAGACGGATTCAACTTTGATTCAAATGATAAAGCCTTCGGTAGCATGGTAATCAACTTATTACCAATGGGTATTAAAGGTCTTGTAACTGTAGGTTTTATTGCAGCTCTTGTAACTTCTTTGGCTGCTCACTTCAATTCATCTGCTACACTTTTCACTATTGACTTCTATAAAATCAAGCATCCTAAAGCAAGTGAAAAACGTCTTGTATGGGTAGGACGTATGGCAACAATCACTGTTGTATTCCTTGGTTTGATCTGGATTCCTATCATGAGAGGTATTGGTAACGTACTTTATGAATATCTACAGAATGTTCAATCTCTTATCGCTCCAGCTATTGCAGCTGTATTCGTTCTTGGTGTATTCAACAAGAGAATTACTCCTAAAGCAGGAGAGTGGGGATTACTTATCGGTTTCATTGTAGGTATGTTACGTTTAACTCTTTTAGTATTCCACAAGGACATTGCACCAGATAGCTTCCTTGGAGGCATAATTGCTATCAACTGGTTATACTTCTGTATATTCCTGTTCTTATTCACTATGGCTGTAATGTTCGTTATAAGTTACTTTACTCCAAAAGCAACAGAAGAGCAATTAAAAGGTATCACATACTTCACTCAAGATAAAGCTCAGTTAGCAGAAACACGTGCAAGCTGGAGCACAGCAGATATTATCACATCAATTGTGGTTGTTTGTATCTGTATTGCATTCTATGCATATTTCTGGTAA
- a CDS encoding IS1182 family transposase: MLPQQETIPFSSYSDLYNLIIPKNNLLRRINDLIDFSFVHKELVDKYSHDNGRTAESPIRMFKYLLLKTIYDISDVDVVERSRYDMSFKYFLGMVPEDDVINPSSLCKFRKLRLKDMALLDLLVGKTVSIAIEKGIIQSKTIIVDSTHSASRSNPCKPIEILKMRSRQLRKALYEADDSLKGTLPDKNEGDDLKHELEYTVQLIDRIEREEILINIPKIKERLNMLKETKEDIEDHYTTSKDEDARIGHKTEDTSFFGYKTHIAMSDERIITSAVVTSGEKGDGAQLENLVEQSRKNGMVVETVIGDTAYSGKNNLKRSKEKDTGFELISKLNPSLNGFRKDEDKFDFNKDAGMFVCPAGHMAVRKAVQGKKNGAWNQTTTYYFDVQKCRVCSRREGCYKDGAKSKTYSLPIKTDEQKEQLDFQQTEEFKKKARERYKIEAKNSELKHSYGYGRALSYGLSCMEMQGAMTIFAANIKRILKLM, encoded by the coding sequence ATGCTACCCCAACAAGAGACTATCCCGTTCAGCAGTTATTCAGATTTGTATAATCTGATTATTCCCAAGAACAATCTTCTTCGGAGAATTAACGACCTCATAGATTTTAGTTTTGTTCATAAAGAACTTGTAGATAAGTATAGCCATGACAATGGTCGTACTGCAGAAAGCCCTATCCGCATGTTCAAGTATCTACTTTTGAAGACTATCTATGACATTTCTGATGTTGACGTTGTGGAGCGTTCCAGATACGATATGTCATTTAAGTATTTTTTAGGGATGGTCCCTGAAGACGATGTTATTAATCCTAGTTCTTTATGCAAGTTCCGCAAACTACGTCTGAAAGATATGGCTCTGCTGGATTTGCTTGTGGGCAAGACTGTCTCTATTGCCATTGAAAAGGGTATCATACAATCAAAGACTATTATTGTAGATTCCACTCACTCAGCTTCTCGTTCCAATCCTTGTAAACCGATAGAGATACTTAAAATGCGTTCCAGACAGTTGCGCAAGGCTCTCTATGAAGCAGATGACAGTCTGAAAGGTACTCTTCCGGATAAAAATGAAGGTGACGATTTAAAACATGAGCTGGAATATACAGTTCAACTTATTGACCGGATTGAAAGAGAAGAGATTCTAATCAATATACCTAAAATAAAGGAACGTCTCAACATGCTAAAAGAGACTAAAGAAGACATAGAGGACCATTATACGACCTCAAAAGACGAGGATGCGCGTATCGGTCACAAGACGGAAGACACTTCCTTCTTTGGATATAAAACGCACATTGCGATGAGCGATGAACGCATTATTACATCTGCGGTTGTAACTTCTGGAGAGAAGGGGGATGGGGCACAGTTGGAGAATCTAGTGGAACAAAGCCGTAAAAATGGTATGGTAGTTGAGACGGTAATTGGTGATACCGCCTATTCTGGTAAGAACAATTTAAAGCGCTCTAAAGAAAAGGATACAGGATTTGAATTGATATCTAAATTGAATCCTTCCCTAAACGGGTTCAGAAAGGATGAAGACAAGTTTGATTTTAACAAGGATGCCGGAATGTTTGTCTGTCCAGCAGGACATATGGCAGTCCGTAAAGCGGTTCAAGGCAAAAAGAATGGGGCATGGAATCAGACCACAACCTATTATTTTGATGTGCAGAAATGCAGGGTGTGCTCAAGACGCGAAGGATGTTATAAAGATGGAGCAAAGTCAAAAACTTATTCACTTCCGATAAAAACAGACGAACAAAAAGAACAACTTGATTTTCAACAGACTGAAGAATTTAAAAAGAAAGCCAGAGAACGCTACAAAATAGAGGCCAAAAACTCAGAACTTAAACATTCCTATGGATATGGCAGGGCATTGTCATATGGATTGTCATGCATGGAAATGCAGGGGGCTATGACAATCTTTGCTGCTAATATAAAAAGAATACTCAAATTAATGTAA